The following proteins come from a genomic window of Natronosalvus vescus:
- a CDS encoding flavodoxin domain-containing protein, which produces MARVLVCYGSSEGQTAVIANHIADRLEDAGHDPIVISTKRPPENITPSNYDGIVIGIAIHLGSHPGHAESFVRSHADVLTRRPSALFSTELAATKPVHEARLEADEHAEAFLDAAGWEPDLIHVVAGTLKYREYGLLKRFVRRHIGRDAELDALRDRGHVDWREIDAFVESFEELLP; this is translated from the coding sequence ATGGCTCGTGTGCTCGTCTGCTACGGTTCGAGCGAGGGACAGACTGCGGTCATAGCCAACCACATCGCCGATCGACTCGAGGACGCTGGCCACGACCCGATCGTCATCAGCACGAAACGGCCGCCGGAAAACATCACCCCCTCGAACTACGACGGAATCGTCATCGGAATCGCGATCCACCTCGGTAGCCATCCCGGTCACGCCGAATCGTTCGTTCGATCCCACGCCGACGTCCTGACCCGACGCCCGTCGGCGCTCTTCTCGACGGAACTCGCCGCCACGAAACCCGTTCACGAGGCGCGCCTCGAGGCCGACGAGCACGCGGAGGCGTTCCTGGATGCGGCCGGCTGGGAACCGGATCTCATCCACGTCGTCGCCGGGACGCTGAAGTACCGAGAGTACGGGCTGTTGAAACGATTCGTTCGGCGTCACATCGGGCGTGATGCCGAACTGGACGCGCTTCGCGACCGAGGGCACGTCGACTGGCGAGAAATCGACGCGTTCGTCGAGTCGTTCGAGGAGCTATTGCCCTGA